In Methanobrevibacter sp., one DNA window encodes the following:
- a CDS encoding ribonuclease P protein component 4, translated as MSRGKRPKWMINIAIERMNILFERAEMEFITHPERSNRYVELALKLSTKYNTKVPEKWTRRYCKECKKFLYPGHNCTVRLVNSEVNIFCGECGHVMKIPYRKEKKLKRRAKYESHKKRNDE; from the coding sequence GAGTAGAGGAAAACGACCTAAATGGATGATTAACATAGCGATTGAAAGAATGAACATTCTTTTTGAGCGTGCTGAGATGGAATTCATCACCCATCCTGAGAGATCCAATCGTTATGTGGAACTTGCATTGAAATTGTCCACTAAATACAATACCAAGGTCCCTGAAAAATGGACTCGAAGGTATTGTAAGGAATGTAAGAAGTTTCTCTACCCTGGCCATAATTGCACCGTCCGGCTAGTTAACTCAGAGGTTAACATTTTTTGTGGTGAATGTGGTCATGTAATGAAAATTCCTTATCGCAAGGAAAAAAAGTTAAAAAGGAGAGCTAAATATGAGTCACACAAAAAAAGAAATGATGAATAG
- a CDS encoding YhbY family RNA-binding protein has product MSHTKKEMMNRALNAMTINIGKSGVNDNVIEEIKRQLKANEIVKLKFAKNIARNKDDYIDEIVSKTRAQLIDVRGHVAVIYKKKP; this is encoded by the coding sequence ATGAGTCACACAAAAAAAGAAATGATGAATAGAGCTCTTAATGCGATGACAATTAACATTGGTAAAAGTGGCGTTAATGATAATGTTATTGAAGAAATCAAGCGCCAACTCAAGGCTAATGAGATTGTTAAACTTAAATTTGCAAAAAATATCGCTAGAAATAAAGATGATTACATAGATGAAATAGTCTCTAAGACAAGAGCGCAGCTCATTGACGTTAGAGGCCACGTTGCTGTAATCTACAAGAAAAAGCCTTAA
- a CDS encoding 30S ribosomal protein S19e, whose product MTTVFDVPADLLIKKVAEEFKNNEKINSPAWSNFVKTGVHKERKPENADWWYIRTASIIRRVYMDGPVGVMSLRTFYGGKKDRGVRPEVFRKGSGSIVRTALHQLEDAGYVEKVEGGRVVSPAGRSFLDKISAEIIKDIPELEKY is encoded by the coding sequence ATGACTACTGTATTTGATGTACCTGCAGATTTATTAATTAAAAAAGTCGCAGAAGAATTTAAAAATAACGAAAAAATCAATTCCCCTGCATGGTCCAATTTTGTTAAAACTGGTGTTCACAAAGAAAGAAAACCAGAAAATGCTGATTGGTGGTATATAAGAACTGCTTCTATCATCAGAAGAGTTTACATGGACGGTCCTGTAGGAGTAATGAGTTTAAGAACTTTCTACGGTGGTAAAAAAGACCGTGGTGTACGTCCTGAAGTATTCAGAAAAGGAAGCGGATCCATTGTCAGAACCGCACTTCACCAACTGGAAGACGCAGGATACGTGGAAAAAGTTGAAGGTGGAAGAGTTGTTTCCCCAGCAGGAAGATCATTCTTAGATAAAATTTCTGCTGAAATCATTAAAGATATTCCTGAACTTGAAAAATATTAA
- a CDS encoding DNA-binding protein, whose protein sequence is MSDLDEIRQKRMAELQAQQAAMQNQAQQQQAAAQAQQQEAQRQQFEAQKKQILGQILTPEARTRLGNLRLTKPELVENIELQLIQSAQAGSLRGKVTDEQLKVLLRQIAGQKREIKITRK, encoded by the coding sequence ATGAGCGATTTAGATGAAATTCGTCAAAAAAGAATGGCTGAATTACAAGCTCAACAGGCTGCTATGCAAAATCAAGCACAGCAACAACAAGCTGCTGCTCAAGCACAACAGCAAGAAGCACAAAGACAACAGTTCGAGGCTCAGAAAAAACAAATTTTAGGTCAGATATTGACTCCTGAAGCTCGTACTAGATTGGGAAATCTTAGATTAACTAAACCTGAACTTGTTGAAAATATTGAACTTCAATTAATTCAATCAGCTCAAGCTGGAAGTTTAAGAGGCAAAGTCACTGACGAACAACTAAAAGTTCTTTTAAGACAAATTGCTGGTCAAAAAAGAGAAATTAAAATTACAAGGAAATAA
- a CDS encoding 50S ribosomal protein L39e: MSRNKPLAKKLRMAKANKQNRRIPIWAYAKTNRKLRYRPKPRHWRRNSLKL; the protein is encoded by the coding sequence ATGAGTAGAAATAAACCATTAGCTAAAAAATTAAGAATGGCAAAAGCAAACAAACAAAATAGGAGAATTCCAATCTGGGCTTATGCTAAAACTAACCGTAAACTTAGATACAGACCAAAACCTAGACATTGGAGAAGAAACAGTCTTAAATTATAA
- a CDS encoding 50S ribosomal protein L31e: protein MERVYTIPLRNVKNVKRTIRAPRAIREVQNFLTKHMKAEEVKLDESINHAIWERGIQKIPSKITVKAVKDDDGVVKATLAE, encoded by the coding sequence ATGGAAAGAGTTTACACAATTCCACTTAGAAACGTAAAAAATGTCAAAAGGACCATCAGAGCTCCTAGAGCAATCAGGGAAGTACAAAACTTCTTAACTAAACACATGAAAGCTGAAGAAGTTAAACTTGATGAGTCTATCAATCATGCAATTTGGGAAAGAGGTATTCAAAAAATACCTTCTAAAATTACTGTAAAAGCAGTTAAAGATGATGATGGTGTTGTAAAAGCTACTTTAGC